A segment of the Leptospira hartskeerlii genome:
TTTGCGGATCCACTTCATTACGGTTGGTTCTCCTTAGCAGTAACGGGCTCTCTATACATCATCCAAATGTATTGTGACTTTTCCGGATATTCGGATGTAGCTATCGGAACAGGAAGGATCATGGGATTTCATATCCCAGTCAACTTCAGGCAACCATTCCTTTCCCAAACCGTATCCGAATTTTGGAGACGTTGGCATATTTCATTCAGTTCTTGGTTAAAAGAATATGTGTACATCTTCTTAGGCGGAAACAAAAAAGGAGTCTCCAGAACTTATATCAACTTATTCCTCACAACATTCGTGAGCGGGATCTGGCATGGAGCTGATTGGAATTTCGTAGTCTGGGGATTCGTTCACGCAAGTTTAATGGTGATAGAAAGATTTGCGTTCTCTTTCGAACGTATCAAAAATTATTGGGATAAGATCCCGAGCACTATCAAAGTAGCATATCCTTTTACTATATTTGGAATTTCCATGTATTTCTTCCGAGCAAGACCGGTAGAAGGGATTGGAAACAGTGTCCAAGTAGGTTGGGCAATGGTAAGTAGAATGTTCTCCGGAGTAGATGGCGACTTCTTACCAGTACCGTTATCCGTTCTTTTGACAGTATTTATTCTAATGCTCGGCGATTATCTCATGGAAAAAGAAACTCCTTGGGCAAAAAAACTTTTCGAAAATCGTATCTGGGTTTATGGGATCTCAGGCATCCTGATCTCCATCTGTTTTATCTTATATAGTGTAACCGTAAGCGCGCCTTTCTTGTATTTTCAGTTCTAGAACTTGGGGTTCGCACAGAGTTCATGGAGAAGCACAGAGGGGTTATAAGGTAGGGACTTCTTAGCGAGCTATTTATCCTCCGTGTTCTCTGTGAGCTCCGTGCGAAATTATTTTAATAATACCCTTCCCTAACTCTTCAGCGATAAAGCGATACAGAGCTGGATTCGGATGCCCGTCTTTCGGAAGAAAGATCTCCTGATTTCCTTTCTTCCAATAATCATAAATCGGTTGTTGGAGGTCCAACACCGGGATTTTAGAATCAATTGCGATTTGTCTGACTTCTTTCACTAATGCGGAATCTACTATTGGCTCATACTTTTCGTTCGGTTCAGGAAGAAATACAAGAACCAGCGGGATGTTTTTCTCTTTTACATATGTAAATAAAGAAACAGCGGCTTTTCTATGAGGATGATCTGGACCTAAAACGGAACCACTAGAAGGGATCACTAAATTGTCCGCTGACTCAGGCTTATACTTCTCATAAGAAATTTTGAATGCATTGAATACGGCACTATACTTAGAAAGAAAATAAGAAACTCTAACGAATATCCTCTTTTTAACGGAATTTTGTAATTCTAGTTCCCTAAAAGAATCCGTAAAATCGGAGATATGATAGATCCAATACGCGACTTTAGGCGGGGGAGAAGTTTGTAAAACTTCGGTTAGTCTTTCCTGGATGCCGAAACTTCCAAGTGCATCTACTCCCAGATTTCGAACAATGTCAGACTTTTTATATTTTATCAGTTCATTTTGCAGAGCCCAAGGAAGACTTTCCTGATCGGAAACCAAATAGCCTAAGGCGACTGAATCTCCTAAAACCCAAATTTCCGGTGCATTAACGTTGTAGGAATTCCTACCGGCACTATCACTACCGTTTGCCGAACCAACAGAAGTAAACCTTTCTCCTCTAAAATCAGTAGAAACATGATATCGAATATTCTTCTCTGGGTGGTATAATTCCAAACTTTGGTTTTGGTAAAGCCTCATCCAAGGAATGGAAAACAGTCCGCCTGAAGTTTGGAGGCAGTGGAGTTTCTTATCATCCAATCTGAATTGAATAGAAGGAAAAGTGGGAAGTCTAAGCAGGACTTCTAAAAGAAAAAAAAGAAAAATTGAATATAATAAAAATTGAAAACGGATCTTTCGTGAGTAAGAAATCTCTCTCATTTACCTGAAGTTTCCTCATAGAGCTTTTTTCCACAAAGTTCAAAGAGTCTCTTCGAAGCTGGATTAGATTCAGGTATACGATTTTCTATAAAACGTTTTCTTTCCGAAAGATTCTTCTTAGAATCTAGGATACAAGAGCTTAAAAACTTGGCGAGACTCTCTCTGTCTTTGTCCCAACTTTCCGAAAATCCTCTCAAAACTGTTTCGGTCTCGTCTCTGGAACCTGCTAATAAATAAATTTCCAGAAGATAGAGAAGTATTTCCGGATTTTTAGGATCTTTTTTGAGAGCTTTTTCCAGATAAAGTGCGGCGGATCCGGGTGCTTCTCCGCTTTCCGCTAAAAGAATTCCTAAATTTTTATTCGCCGTAAAATTTTCCGGATTTTCTCGAAGAGCTAAATCGTAATAATATAAAGCCTCTGCAGTGTTACCTTGCGCTTCTTTTTCTCTAGCCTTACTTGCTAGCTCCCCTGAGGAATCGCAATTCAAAGCAATTTGGGACATAAGCAAAATTATGGCGTATCGGAACTTCTGTCTCATTTCCATAGTTTTTTTTCCCTTAGGGGATAAGAAAAAGGACGGTTTTTTGTTATGTCGGCCCGTCGAATTTGTACAATTTACGGGCCTCCTCGTGCCGCAATCTTAAAAAAGTTTCAATCTCGAGGGAGAATTTGTCCGAAGGATTTAGTACTGTAATAATCGGAAGCGGGACTAAGAAAGTGACATCTTCTCATAAGAATCTACTCCAAAATTTTCAAGAATACCTCTCGGTTGAGAAGGGTCTGAGCGACAATTCGATTTACTCGTACGGGTACGATCTGAACAAGTTTAAGAACTTCCTAGAAAAGGAACATCTCGACTTCCTGGAAGTCCAGGCGAACGACATAGTTCGTTTCTTGAACGAAGAAAGGAATCGCAAAATTTCAGCAAAGACGATCGCTCGCGAAGTGGTTGCCATCCGCCAATTTTATAAATTTTTAAAAGACGAAAAGAAGCTGGATTCAAATCCAACGGAGAAGATCGAAACTCCTGAAGTGATGAGATCCATCCCCGATTATCTAACTCAAGAAGAGATCGAGGAATTGTTCAATGTGATCAAAGAAGATAACCTCTATGAACTCAGAGACAAATGTATTTTTGAACTTCTTTATTCTTCGGGACTTAGGATCTCAGAAGCATGTAACCTAAGACTAACCGATATGGATATGTCCGGAATGACCTTAACCGTAGAAGGTAAAGGTGGACGCCAAAGACTAGTTCCATTCGGTGAAAAATCTTTGGACATTCTGAATCGTTATTTAAAACAAAGCAGACCTTATATTCTAAAAAACAGAAATTGTGATTATCTTTTCGTTTCCAAAAAAGGATCTTTCATTAATAGAAAATCTGTTTGGAGACTTCTGAACCATTATATCAAAAGAACAAGTATCAAGAAAAAAGTGACTCCTCACACTCTGAGACACTCTTTCGCGACACACTTGTTGGAAAACCACGCGGATCTAAAATCGGTTCAGGAACTTTTGGGGCATATCGATATTTCGACTACCCAGATCTATACTCATATGGCGAATAAAACTCTGAAGGAAGTTCATAAGAAATTCCATCCAAGAGGATAATTTCCCCCGAACCTAATTTTGGCCGAGATCAAAAAAAACGACTATTCGAATCAGTTTCGGATACAAGTTCCTTCCCATCCGCGTTACGTGACTGTAGCGCGGAACTTCGTTTATAACCTAGCAAGAGAATCAGGATTTTCCCTCTACGATGCTGCCGACCTAAAATTGGCAGTGGGGGAATGTCTTTTAAATGTGATTAAACATGCTTATCTTGGAAAAACAAATTATCCTATCTTTATAGAAGTCACGGTTCTTGAGAATCGTATGGAAGTTCGGATCAGGGATTTCGGAGTTCAAAAAAATATTTCCGAAATTCGAGGATACGATCCTGGAGATTATAGGGAAGAAGGGATCGGACTCTACTTGGTACGAAAACTAACGGATCATTTTTATATAGACCAATCCGGAAAAGGGAATCGGCTGATTCTCACAAAAATGAAATAATTAAAAAGAACGGCTTGCAGAATAGTAGAATTGTCCGTCTATTCTGTATAATCCGAGTATATGTTTTCGGTGATCCAAATGAAATTTGTCTCTATACTTGTATTTTCGATCTTCATTCTTTCCTGCGGAAAGGGACCTTCCTTATCCAAAGAAGAGGTGAGGAACTTAAGCCAGAACTATATTAAAGAGTTATGTAAAAAGAATTTAGAATGTTCTGCTCAATATCTGGAATCACTTCCTTCCGGAGAGCAGAATGCCGCCAGGTCCGGATTTTCTTCCCTGGAACAATGTATGGCGGAACAAAGTAACCAGTCCATTCTTCCTGACGATTATGAAAAGGTCACTGATCAGCAGATCGGAAAAGTGAAACGCTGTATGGACGATCTTCTTAAAACTCCTTGTTCAGAAATGGAGCAGGCGGGTGGGATCCCATCTTGCAGGGAATTGTTTCCTGACGGGAATTAATTTGTGGAAGAGTCGGAGTCGGAAGATTCTTCCTGTAAGAGCCCGAGTCGTTTTGGTTTTACCTTAGAAAGAGCGATCTGACCGTCTCCTCCCAAATATAGGAAGGAAGGGCCTGGGATCTCCTTTAATTTTACGCTGAACTTCTTATTTCTGCCCAGGTTTACTTCTACTCCCGGAAAAATTTCTCTCTCAACTTCTACATAAGAATCCTTATCGGGATCAAATGATAGAATTGCGGATTGTTCCTGTGCAAACAGATTTTCCAGGATAGAACTATATTTTTGACGGATCGCCTGTAGTTTTGGTAGACTCTCTTTTTCTTCCGGGCCAAGACTTCTTCTTTGGGAGTCGTCGCTTAATTTTTGGATACTAGTATCTACTTTTTTTAATATATCCTGGTTTTTGCGGATTTCCGATTTCAGATCTTCTAATTCGGAAAGAAGTTCCGGAGGCATTCCGCAACTAAGCACTGTTCTTGTCTCTACGATGGCGCCTAACTTTGTACAGGTAATCATTTTTCCGGCTACACATTGGCCTCCGATGATTTCTCCTCTTCCGCCTCTGACTACAACCGATTCTCCCGCGATTAGCTCGGAATGCATCGCAGCTTCTTCGATGAAGATCGAATTTTTAGCGATCATTTTTCCTTGTTCTATAAATTTTGCATAGATATCGGAACCTGATTCTATCATTCCACCGTTTCTTCCCATAAATCCTCCGGAAAGAACGATATCTCCTTTTGCTTTTAAGAAAACTTTACCTACTGATTTTTTAACGATGATGGAACCGTCTGTTTCGAGAGTAAAACCGTCCGCGATAGATTCTTCTACAATGATCGTTCCCGGAAAGTTTATGTTTCCAGTGGAGAAGTCTACATTCTCCAGTAAACAAACTTCATCAACACGAATCACTCCGAAACGATCCATTAAAGGTCGACCATCTATGAGAGATTGTACTAAGTTTCCATCTTCAGAAATTTTAACGTTAGGACCTAATTTCCATTCTGCAAGTTTACCTTCTTCGAATGGAAGAACTTCTCCTTTTACGTTTTTGCCCGGCTTGCCGGGTGAAGGGGACACTTTTTCAGCAAGTTTTTGGTTCTTCTTCACACTTTGGATGATCTGAATGTTTTTGAAATCAACTCTTCCGAATTCATCTTCTTCTAATGTTGGTGTTCCAGGATGTTGGAATAAGATCCTGATATCTCCGTCTTTTCCGGGGACAGGAGGTTCGCCTTGGGCAACAAGAGTTCTTTTTCCATAATCTTCCGCCTGAGAAAGTTTGAGAACAGATTCTTCAATAATCCCGAAAACGATCCCACTTACTTGTAATTGGGAAAGTATCTCGTCTCTAGTTAATAATTTTCCGCCGAATTTTGGAGGATGAAGTATCCCATGGACTGTCATTTTATCTTCCGAAATTTTTAGGTCCAGACTAGATGCTTCCGGTTTGCCGGGCCATTTCCCGATCAGGTGTGGTTCTGAGTCTTTGGTCTTTAGGATACGTTTGACTTCTTCTTCACTAATTCCAGAAATTTTAAATACTTCTAATCGTTTTAGAATTTCGCGATATTCTACTTCCTTTCCTTTTTTTCCTGCGGGGAAGATGGTGAGATATGCGAGTCCGTCCAGATTTTCTACTTTGAAAAATCCGTTTTCGTTCTCTTCCAGATCTTTTAATAATGATTCAGTAAAATTGCGGATCGAGTCGCTCATCCTGGGGGGCCGTTGTTGGAGAGTAAGTCCCATCCTATTTTTTACAATCGAAAACCTGTAAAAAGACTTAATGGAAAAAGGAAGAAAAAACTCTCAAATCTAATGTTTTTCAGACTGGATTTGGTCTGTCGAAGTTACTACAAGTCAGGATTTCCCTTCCTTTTTTCAAAAATTATGTCCTTGAAAAACTTCCGGATTCGACCGATGATCCTAGGGTAAACGTATGGCATTCAACCCGTTCTCCATCCTAACCAGCATCAGGGTATCGATAGACCAGGTTCTGGGAAATCTCCCTCCAAAAGTGGTAAAAACGATCGGAACCGCGGCTCTCGGCTTGGCAGTTCTTGTAGCAATGGTTCTAGGCTGGTTTAGTTTTCAAAAAGGTCTGGCATTGGCGGGGGAAGAAGACCAAGCCAAAGAACTGGATCGTAAGGCATTATTTTTAGAAGATATAGAAAGAGAATATAATCGGAAAAGAAAGGACGTAAGATGGAGCGATCCTTCTTACTCGGATTCCGGAAGTTCTTCCTTGGATATTGAAAGATATTCTTTGGAAAAACCGAAGACGGAACCTTCTTCCCCTAAACCTGAACTGGAAGAGTCGGACACAATCCGCAATTCTAAGATGAAGGATGGAGATTCAAGAGTGTTTTTCCCAACGGAAAACGAAAGACCGGCTCGTGAAGATTTAGCTCCTAGTGATAAAGGATCGGATTCTCCTCGTTTAGAACCAAGCACAAAGCAACCTAATAGAGAGCTTCCTGCAGAAAAAGAAGAATCCAGGTTGAGCCGTCCTCCTAGAAAAGAACAAAGGCCTAGGGGAGAATGAGATGAAATATATTCTGTTTTCTTTAAGTATCTTTTTTTTCGCGCACCAACTCGCAGCGGATTTTCCTTTGCCTATACCGGAACCAAGCGAGGGCAGTTTTTCCTCCAAGGGTCCTTCTCCGGATGAACCTCTCCCTCCTATTGATGCGAGTTCTGTAGTTGCAGAACAAAAATCGGAAGAAGTTGTATCTGAGAATACTCTGACTGCTAGTGAAGATCCAAAGATTGCGGAAACGAAACAAACTGTTTCAGAGCCAATAAAAGAAAAGAAAACGAAACTTCCGAATCTTACGGAAAGAAAAGATAAAAAAAATGGCAAGAAGAAGGAAGTCTCTGATCCAAGTCGCGCAGCTTACGAGAGAGGGCTTTTGCGTCTTAGAAATGGACAGAAAGACGCAGCGAAAGAAGAATTCGGTAAGGCTGCTTCTACTGAAGGAACCGCAAGTTCCCAGGCAAAATTAGAATTATCTAAATTAGAAAATGCAAAGGCTACCGATTCAAACGCGGAAGCGCCGGCGGAAGACGATTCTCGATGGAAAACTTCTTTGGAAACTGCAAGATCTCTTAGGGCGCAAGGTAAAAATTCGGAAGCAGAGTCCATTCTTCTTAGGACCGCAACTGAGGGAGAGGGAGAATACAGATCCAGAGCATTATTACAATTAGGTGATATGCTTTTCAGAATGGGAAGATATTCGGATGCTCGCAGTTATTTGATGGATTTTTGGAATCGTTTCGGTAAAACTTTCCCGAATGCGGAAGATACGAATTCAAGAGAATTCAAAAGACAAAGAGAAGAAAAAGAACTGGGTGCTTATTTACTTTTTAAATCCAGCTATAAGGCAGGAGAAGGTGAATGGGCAAAACGTTTTTTAAAAAAATATTTGGATAAATCCGTTTCCGAGTCCCAAGGAGTGTATTCCCCCTTGAGAACTGAAATGGAATCTTTTGCAAAAAGCGATCTTTAAGTTAAGGCTACGTTTACTTCTAATTTTCCGAATTTGGAAAATAGACTGATCCCAAGAGCTTGTTTTTTAGGGATCTTGATTGTTTCGTTTTTTGCATCCACGATATTTGGAGCAGTGATCTCAATCGATTGACCGGCAGTTGCAAAAATATTCATCGCGTTACCGGTAGTCATATTTGCGATCTCACCTAAAATATCTTTGTATTCATTCTTGATATCTTCATCGCCCATTCCAGGCATCAGCTTTTTGGAAATTTTATAAGCCGCGTCGTAGTTCAAACCGTAGATCACTTCTCCATTAAACGTTCCTAAAACTCCGATGATGATCGCAAGTTCTAAGGTGGTTTCCGGTGTGTCTTTGATACCGATCTTTCCTCGGATCAGGTCGGTCTGTAATATATCCCGGAAGACGATTGTAGCTGCTTCCAGGAATGGGTTTACTAACTCGGCGCGGATTTGCATTATTCCTCCGAAACGGATCTAACGGATGCTCGTTCGACTTTGATACTTTCCTCTAGGGACTGTGGAATTTCCATGAGTATTGCAGTGAGTAAAGAGCCGTTATCCCTGGTTCTCAAGAATGACGGATCCGGATTTCCTAATTTGACTCCGGAGAAGGAAACGATCGCGTATTTTTCTCCTTCTCTGTAAGGTCCGATGTTTTTCTTTTGGGTTAAACCTGGAAGGCTCAAATCCTGTAAGAATTTTTTGTCGGAACTCAAAGAGAATACATCTTTTCCGGCATTGATCTTTTTCAGATCGGAGAGAGATTTGTTTTTGAGAGAAACAGTTTGTCTTCCTAAAAGTGCAGCGATCTTTTGTAGGCCGTCCGGCTCGTTTTGTAGAGCGACTAATTTTGCTTTTAAAGATTCTAAAGAGTTTTTACGCGCTTCTAATAAGAACTTACTTCTTAGGACGGTTTTTCTTTCCTCGAATGGGACTGGTTTACCGTCTTTGCCTTTTAAGGTATTTGGATCTAAGGATTCTTTCTCATAGAGCTCTTTCAATTGAGCGTCTGTAGGCTCCAGATTTCTTTCGGAAGCTTTGACTAAATCTTCCTCTGTGTATAAAACTGCATCCAGGTCCACTCTGGCTCCCGAGGCTTCTGACATGATATTCAATTCGCCATCCGTGCGTCGGATCTCTGTCGGAAGGAAGTTTTGGAATAAGGCCTGGGACACTTTATAATCGATCCTAAAGCGAAGCGGTGCCTGCTGGAGTAACTGACGATAAATTTCTATCGGTTTTCTCAGGTCTTCCTCGGAATATCCTGCTCCCTGGAGCGAATTTTTAGAAACTTTTTCAGCTTCTTGCATAAGGGCCTGTTTTTCGGATTCTTCACTGATTGTGAAACCAACCGAATTTCCGATCTTCCGGAAAATATATTGTCCTTTTAAAGATTGGAAGGCGCAGTCTGCCCAAAGTGACTCGGAGCCTTGACCTTGGTACATCTGGATACAGAATCTTTTGGCTGCGTTGAATGAATCGATAGGGACACTTTGGTCGTCAATGCTTCCCATTGTGATGCTTGCCTTTCCGGCCAGCATATCTACGCCTACCTGTTCCACATCCGACTTTAAGAACATTAGGATTAACATCGAGACTAAAATGGTTAGAAAAGTCGCCGATCCTACTTTGAATAAAATATCTTTAATTGAAATTCCGTCTGGATTTGTCATAAAACTACGTTCACAAGGAAGACTGGGCCGCGCCTGGAATCTGTAAAGGAGAAAAACCGCCCGAAAAATGCTTCAGAAACGGCGAAAATGGATAGATACATATAATGATGCTTTATATCGCCTTAGCACTCATTTTAGTAGGGATCCTCTGTTTTATTTATGTTTCCTTCCAACCAAACTCTAAAAAAGAGTTTAGCGCAAGTTCATTCCCAAAAGGAAATATAGCTCCAGCGAGAGAGAAAAAAATTTCTCAAGAATCATTAGCTTCTCTGAAAAAACAAGGACGCTCAGAAATCTATTCTCAAATGGATATTGCATTTGCAGAAGAGAGAAAGATCCGTCCTCTTTCTGAAAGACAGAGAATGGAATCGAGGGAGACGGAGTCAGAAGTTTCCGATCCAGAAGAATTCGGAACTGAGATCTGGGATGAAACAAAAAGGGGAGAAGTTTTAGAAATGGTAACAGAGCCCGAACGCGCCCAGCCTAGAATCCCTAAAGAAGAAGAATGGTCTATGGAAGGAGTATTGTTCTTAGATCTTTCAGGAAGATTACCTTATGAGGCATT
Coding sequences within it:
- the xerD gene encoding site-specific tyrosine recombinase XerD — translated: MTSSHKNLLQNFQEYLSVEKGLSDNSIYSYGYDLNKFKNFLEKEHLDFLEVQANDIVRFLNEERNRKISAKTIAREVVAIRQFYKFLKDEKKLDSNPTEKIETPEVMRSIPDYLTQEEIEELFNVIKEDNLYELRDKCIFELLYSSGLRISEACNLRLTDMDMSGMTLTVEGKGGRQRLVPFGEKSLDILNRYLKQSRPYILKNRNCDYLFVSKKGSFINRKSVWRLLNHYIKRTSIKKKVTPHTLRHSFATHLLENHADLKSVQELLGHIDISTTQIYTHMANKTLKEVHKKFHPRG
- a CDS encoding tetratricopeptide repeat protein, whose translation is MEMRQKFRYAIILLMSQIALNCDSSGELASKAREKEAQGNTAEALYYYDLALRENPENFTANKNLGILLAESGEAPGSAALYLEKALKKDPKNPEILLYLLEIYLLAGSRDETETVLRGFSESWDKDRESLAKFLSSCILDSKKNLSERKRFIENRIPESNPASKRLFELCGKKLYEETSGK
- a CDS encoding chemotaxis protein CheX, which gives rise to MQIRAELVNPFLEAATIVFRDILQTDLIRGKIGIKDTPETTLELAIIIGVLGTFNGEVIYGLNYDAAYKISKKLMPGMGDEDIKNEYKDILGEIANMTTGNAMNIFATAGQSIEITAPNIVDAKNETIKIPKKQALGISLFSKFGKLEVNVALT
- a CDS encoding LIC_11485 family protein, whose protein sequence is MAFNPFSILTSIRVSIDQVLGNLPPKVVKTIGTAALGLAVLVAMVLGWFSFQKGLALAGEEDQAKELDRKALFLEDIEREYNRKRKDVRWSDPSYSDSGSSSLDIERYSLEKPKTEPSSPKPELEESDTIRNSKMKDGDSRVFFPTENERPAREDLAPSDKGSDSPRLEPSTKQPNRELPAEKEESRLSRPPRKEQRPRGE
- a CDS encoding MBOAT family O-acyltransferase → MLFNSLHYLFFAPIVILVYFLVPSRFQKLWLLVTSLYFYAVFRVPFILLLIYSIAITYFCTLWMDKSESRFAKLFFLNIAIWGNLSLLYFFKYLDFSFTVWNTILGLVPCEPYYAYPSGILLPMGISFFTLQAIAYAVDVYHKKVKRAENLFQFGLFLSFFPQLVAGPIIRAQDMLHQFLDTYTFKKENLLPGIRQLAWGLFKKTFVADPIAAVIDPVFADPLHYGWFSLAVTGSLYIIQMYCDFSGYSDVAIGTGRIMGFHIPVNFRQPFLSQTVSEFWRRWHISFSSWLKEYVYIFLGGNKKGVSRTYINLFLTTFVSGIWHGADWNFVVWGFVHASLMVIERFAFSFERIKNYWDKIPSTIKVAYPFTIFGISMYFFRARPVEGIGNSVQVGWAMVSRMFSGVDGDFLPVPLSVLLTVFILMLGDYLMEKETPWAKKLFENRIWVYGISGILISICFILYSVTVSAPFLYFQF
- a CDS encoding ATP-binding protein, whose translation is MAEIKKNDYSNQFRIQVPSHPRYVTVARNFVYNLARESGFSLYDAADLKLAVGECLLNVIKHAYLGKTNYPIFIEVTVLENRMEVRIRDFGVQKNISEIRGYDPGDYREEGIGLYLVRKLTDHFYIDQSGKGNRLILTKMK
- a CDS encoding LA_2478/LA_2722/LA_4182 family protein, yielding MFSVIQMKFVSILVFSIFILSCGKGPSLSKEEVRNLSQNYIKELCKKNLECSAQYLESLPSGEQNAARSGFSSLEQCMAEQSNQSILPDDYEKVTDQQIGKVKRCMDDLLKTPCSEMEQAGGIPSCRELFPDGN
- a CDS encoding LA_2486 family SGNH/GDSL-type esterase, producing the protein MREISYSRKIRFQFLLYSIFLFFLLEVLLRLPTFPSIQFRLDDKKLHCLQTSGGLFSIPWMRLYQNQSLELYHPEKNIRYHVSTDFRGERFTSVGSANGSDSAGRNSYNVNAPEIWVLGDSVALGYLVSDQESLPWALQNELIKYKKSDIVRNLGVDALGSFGIQERLTEVLQTSPPPKVAYWIYHISDFTDSFRELELQNSVKKRIFVRVSYFLSKYSAVFNAFKISYEKYKPESADNLVIPSSGSVLGPDHPHRKAAVSLFTYVKEKNIPLVLVFLPEPNEKYEPIVDSALVKEVRQIAIDSKIPVLDLQQPIYDYWKKGNQEIFLPKDGHPNPALYRFIAEELGKGIIKIISHGAHREHGG
- a CDS encoding tetratricopeptide repeat protein, with protein sequence MKYILFSLSIFFFAHQLAADFPLPIPEPSEGSFSSKGPSPDEPLPPIDASSVVAEQKSEEVVSENTLTASEDPKIAETKQTVSEPIKEKKTKLPNLTERKDKKNGKKKEVSDPSRAAYERGLLRLRNGQKDAAKEEFGKAASTEGTASSQAKLELSKLENAKATDSNAEAPAEDDSRWKTSLETARSLRAQGKNSEAESILLRTATEGEGEYRSRALLQLGDMLFRMGRYSDARSYLMDFWNRFGKTFPNAEDTNSREFKRQREEKELGAYLLFKSSYKAGEGEWAKRFLKKYLDKSVSESQGVYSPLRTEMESFAKSDL
- a CDS encoding LIC_11490 family protein, producing the protein MMLYIALALILVGILCFIYVSFQPNSKKEFSASSFPKGNIAPAREKKISQESLASLKKQGRSEIYSQMDIAFAEERKIRPLSERQRMESRETESEVSDPEEFGTEIWDETKRGEVLEMVTEPERAQPRIPKEEEWSMEGVLFLDLSGRLPYEALQEKIRPETLKGFRRMGKGSIREIPGGFTFQARNSEFSYKLNEVEKIVFYDQGFALLPLKREYPTPIFLTKDGEKFKSYLEYTANA
- a CDS encoding DUF342 domain-containing protein, whose translation is MSDSIRNFTESLLKDLEENENGFFKVENLDGLAYLTIFPAGKKGKEVEYREILKRLEVFKISGISEEEVKRILKTKDSEPHLIGKWPGKPEASSLDLKISEDKMTVHGILHPPKFGGKLLTRDEILSQLQVSGIVFGIIEESVLKLSQAEDYGKRTLVAQGEPPVPGKDGDIRILFQHPGTPTLEEDEFGRVDFKNIQIIQSVKKNQKLAEKVSPSPGKPGKNVKGEVLPFEEGKLAEWKLGPNVKISEDGNLVQSLIDGRPLMDRFGVIRVDEVCLLENVDFSTGNINFPGTIIVEESIADGFTLETDGSIIVKKSVGKVFLKAKGDIVLSGGFMGRNGGMIESGSDIYAKFIEQGKMIAKNSIFIEEAAMHSELIAGESVVVRGGRGEIIGGQCVAGKMITCTKLGAIVETRTVLSCGMPPELLSELEDLKSEIRKNQDILKKVDTSIQKLSDDSQRRSLGPEEKESLPKLQAIRQKYSSILENLFAQEQSAILSFDPDKDSYVEVEREIFPGVEVNLGRNKKFSVKLKEIPGPSFLYLGGDGQIALSKVKPKRLGLLQEESSDSDSSTN